A region from the Campylobacter blaseri genome encodes:
- the rsmI gene encoding 16S rRNA (cytidine(1402)-2'-O)-methyltransferase, translating into MLYFVPTPIGNLADISERALNVISSSEIVFCEDTRVAKKLINLLKDRYNLNIKEKIFYSVHSHNEKDFIFNIDQSIFEKECIYMSDAGMPCISDPGVHLVRYMQEKKLAYEVLSGSNALLLSAVASGIVEKEFTFLGFLSNRGEARKIEIQNVLNSIYPVVLYESPKRIIGLIDDICEVDKDRRVFLIKEATKKFETKYIDSAKNLKIALEDKNLNGEWSVVIEASKNQNSEKITLQDIESLDIPPKQKAKLISKITGKSVKEIYNNLIK; encoded by the coding sequence TTGCTATATTTTGTTCCTACCCCTATTGGGAACTTAGCAGATATCTCAGAGCGTGCATTGAATGTTATTTCAAGCTCTGAGATTGTCTTTTGCGAAGATACAAGAGTTGCAAAAAAACTTATAAATTTACTTAAAGATAGATATAATCTCAACATAAAAGAAAAAATTTTCTACTCTGTTCATTCCCATAATGAGAAAGACTTTATTTTTAATATCGACCAGTCTATATTTGAAAAAGAGTGCATATATATGAGTGATGCAGGAATGCCTTGTATTAGCGATCCTGGTGTTCATCTTGTTAGATATATGCAAGAAAAAAAGCTTGCTTATGAAGTATTAAGTGGTTCAAATGCTCTTTTATTAAGCGCTGTTGCAAGTGGAATTGTAGAAAAAGAGTTTACGTTTTTAGGGTTTTTATCAAATAGGGGCGAAGCTAGAAAAATTGAAATTCAAAATGTGCTAAATTCTATCTATCCTGTAGTCCTATATGAATCTCCAAAAAGAATTATCGGTTTAATTGATGATATTTGCGAAGTTGATAAAGATAGAAGAGTTTTTTTAATTAAAGAGGCAACCAAAAAGTTTGAAACAAAATATATAGATAGTGCAAAAAATTTAAAAATTGCTCTTGAGGATAAAAACTTAAATGGAGAATGGAGTGTTGTAATAGAAGCCTCCAAAAACCAAAATAGTGAAAAAATAACCCTTCAAGATATCGAATCTTTAGATATCCCTCCAAAACAAAAAGCAAAACTAATCTCTAAAATAACAGGCAAAAGCGTAAAAGAAATTTATAACAATTTAATAAAATAA
- the rlmB gene encoding 23S rRNA (guanosine(2251)-2'-O)-methyltransferase RlmB — translation MIIYGKQLFLHILDRHKEKLETIYLAKECDKQTFRKIASSGVRIERVDNKKAQAMARGGNHQGFLAKVKDFEFASIDGLKNKNFLVILYGLSDVGNIGAITRTAYALGADGIVIVSNSLSIEGIIRASSGAAYEIPICTIKNGLDLINELKQVGFSIYGSAKGGKSVQEVKFSSKKALIMGSEGEGIPNKVLQKCDDCLGIKMNNDWDSLNVSAAFAIICDRIING, via the coding sequence ATGATTATTTACGGAAAACAATTATTTTTACATATTTTAGATAGGCATAAAGAGAAGTTAGAAACCATCTATCTTGCCAAAGAGTGCGATAAACAGACATTTAGAAAAATTGCAAGCTCTGGTGTTAGGATAGAGCGAGTTGATAATAAAAAAGCCCAAGCAATGGCAAGAGGTGGAAATCATCAAGGTTTTTTAGCCAAAGTTAAAGACTTTGAATTTGCAAGCATAGATGGATTAAAAAACAAAAATTTCTTAGTTATATTGTATGGTTTAAGCGATGTTGGAAATATAGGCGCTATAACTAGAACAGCATATGCCTTAGGTGCTGATGGTATAGTCATTGTATCCAATAGTTTATCAATCGAAGGTATAATAAGAGCTAGTAGTGGCGCAGCCTATGAGATACCAATTTGCACTATAAAAAATGGGCTTGATTTAATAAATGAATTAAAACAGGTTGGATTTAGTATTTACGGTAGTGCAAAAGGTGGAAAGAGTGTTCAAGAAGTTAAATTTAGCTCAAAAAAAGCTCTAATAATGGGTAGCGAAGGGGAAGGAATTCCTAACAAGGTTTTACAAAAATGTGATGATTGTCTAGGCATAAAAATGAACAATGATTGGGATTCTTTAAATGTTAGTGCAGCATTTGCTATAATTTGCGATAGGATAATAAATGGATGA
- a CDS encoding 7-carboxy-7-deazaguanine synthase QueE — protein MLLKLVEWFYSIQGEGKYAGSSAIFFRFAGCNLRCRGFNVKQISPKTNEALVGCDTIRAVYTSHFEYENIDIASQLFKKIDSLKLNHKPIIVITGGEPLLHYKNSVFYEFVSRLLELEYEVHFETNGSIEVDFINFPNYKKCIFCISPKLSNSLEKNEKRLNYNALNTIKNSSKDSFYKFVISKEITLKDEILDIIKNAPNSVFCMPMSKNKKELEENAKYTFNFCLENGYNYSDRIHIRIFDDKDGI, from the coding sequence ATATTGCTCAAGTTAGTGGAGTGGTTTTATAGCATACAAGGCGAGGGAAAATATGCAGGATCAAGTGCTATTTTTTTCCGTTTTGCAGGGTGTAATCTTAGATGTAGAGGCTTTAATGTAAAGCAAATTTCACCAAAAACTAATGAAGCATTGGTTGGTTGTGATACTATTAGAGCTGTCTACACAAGCCATTTTGAATATGAAAATATAGATATTGCCTCTCAGCTATTTAAAAAAATAGACTCTTTAAAATTAAATCATAAACCAATAATTGTAATAACAGGCGGAGAACCTCTTTTGCATTATAAAAATAGTGTTTTTTATGAGTTTGTTAGTAGGTTATTAGAGCTTGAGTATGAGGTTCATTTTGAAACAAATGGGAGTATAGAGGTTGATTTTATAAATTTTCCAAATTACAAAAAATGTATTTTTTGTATAAGCCCTAAACTATCTAATAGCTTAGAAAAAAACGAAAAAAGATTAAATTACAATGCTTTAAATACGATTAAAAATAGTTCAAAAGATAGCTTTTATAAATTTGTAATATCTAAAGAGATTACTTTAAAAGATGAAATTTTAGATATTATAAAAAATGCACCAAATAGTGTTTTTTGTATGCCTATGTCTAAAAACAAAAAAGAGCTAGAAGAGAATGCAAAATATACTTTTAATTTTTGTCTTGAAAATGGATATAATTATAGTGATAGAATTCATATTAGAATATTTGATGATAAAGATGGAATTTAG
- a CDS encoding NADH-quinone oxidoreductase subunit M, whose product MGYILSLVIVFPLIAALFAFIVDEKSIRAYSLIVSFIEFCFTILVWINFSSEISVIQMMEFIPLINSLNVNYHLGVDGISLFLIVLSSFIVFVSLISLTIKDRLKHIIISILFLEMTMMGVFLSLDAILFYTFWELSLLPMFYIIGSWGSGKRIYAAVKFFIYTFFGSMFMLVGILTMSYLSYKTTGYYSFNILEWQNLNLPTSTQIWIFLAFFIAFAIKTPMFPFHTWLPYAHGQAPTVGSILLAAILLKMGTYGFVRFLLPMFPDASVYFSDFISIIAIIMIIYTSFIAFGQKDIKQIIAYSSIAHMGVIVLGVFSMSIEGISGAIFLMISHGVISGGLFMLIGFLYERRHTKILSEFGGIAKTMPIYATLFCIVLLGSIGLPLTMGFPGEFLSLLGIFKVNPIYAFLGGFGIIMGAIYSMNLFKLTFFGPITKTENRNLKDLNISELFAIVPIVFLTIFLGIYPNLLLTNIDKSVQNSIFFMYQKTDNNTTKSYIENSNTKRSLDVK is encoded by the coding sequence ATGGGGTATATTTTAAGCTTAGTTATAGTTTTTCCACTCATAGCAGCGTTGTTTGCTTTTATCGTGGATGAGAAAAGCATTAGAGCATACTCTTTAATAGTTAGCTTTATAGAATTTTGTTTTACTATTTTAGTATGGATAAATTTCTCTTCTGAAATTTCTGTTATTCAAATGATGGAGTTTATTCCGTTAATTAATTCACTTAATGTTAATTATCATTTAGGGGTTGATGGAATTTCACTTTTTTTGATAGTTCTTAGCTCATTTATAGTTTTTGTATCACTTATAAGTCTAACTATCAAGGATAGGTTAAAGCATATAATAATTAGTATTTTGTTTTTAGAAATGACCATGATGGGTGTTTTTCTTAGCTTAGATGCTATTTTATTTTATACATTTTGGGAACTATCTTTGTTGCCAATGTTCTATATTATAGGTTCTTGGGGAAGTGGTAAAAGAATTTATGCTGCTGTAAAGTTTTTCATATACACATTCTTTGGATCTATGTTTATGCTTGTTGGGATACTTACTATGTCTTATCTTTCATATAAAACTACTGGATATTATAGCTTTAATATACTAGAGTGGCAAAATTTAAACCTTCCTACAAGCACTCAAATTTGGATATTTTTAGCATTTTTTATAGCCTTTGCTATTAAAACTCCTATGTTTCCATTTCATACATGGCTTCCTTATGCACATGGACAAGCACCTACTGTTGGATCAATCTTACTTGCTGCCATACTTCTTAAAATGGGAACTTATGGTTTTGTAAGATTTTTACTTCCTATGTTTCCTGATGCTAGTGTATATTTTTCAGATTTTATATCCATAATAGCTATTATTATGATAATTTACACATCTTTTATAGCTTTTGGACAAAAAGATATAAAACAAATTATAGCTTATAGCTCTATAGCACATATGGGAGTTATTGTTCTTGGTGTCTTTTCTATGAGTATAGAGGGCATTAGTGGTGCGATATTTTTAATGATAAGCCATGGGGTCATAAGTGGTGGTCTATTTATGCTTATTGGTTTTTTATATGAAAGAAGACATACAAAGATATTAAGTGAGTTTGGTGGTATTGCAAAAACTATGCCTATCTATGCAACTTTGTTTTGTATAGTTTTATTAGGTTCCATTGGACTTCCTTTAACTATGGGTTTTCCAGGGGAGTTTTTAAGCTTACTTGGAATATTTAAAGTAAATCCTATATACGCATTTCTTGGAGGATTTGGCATAATAATGGGGGCTATATATAGTATGAATCTTTTTAAATTAACATTTTTTGGACCAATCACAAAAACAGAAAACAGAAATTTAAAAGATTTAAACATATCAGAGCTTTTTGCAATAGTACCAATAGTCTTTTTAACTATATTTTTAGGAATTTATCCAAATTTACTTTTAACAAATATAGATAAATCCGTTCAAAATAGTATATTTTTTATGTATCAAAAAACTGATAATAACACAACAAAAAGCTATATAGAAAACTCAAATACTAAAAGGAGTTTAGATGTTAAATAG
- the nuoN gene encoding NADH-quinone oxidoreductase subunit NuoN, producing the protein MLNRIIFDIQALNLSSIAPMILLIFFALGILCISMVKKELSNRFYLSLTIVGLILNFITISSPLANFRGMFNIVLMDGIAVFSIILIIATSIFFMALKFEDNYSSETSKPEFYSLFLFMLVGYEFMVSSDNLILIIIGLELSSLALYTLIALKNTKYSVEAALKYFVMGSVGSGFFIFGCAILYLVTGSVEMHTIYSAISEAKMKSNLTLYAGTIFIVVAIGFKVSLVPFHTWLPDVYEGASTPLAAYISIVPKIAAFVIGLRIFDSFLLAGIDWISNVLYIIIVLTMTLANITALVQKSVKRMLAFSSISNAGFAMAAILVGTTQATMSLFLYWIMFAIANLGAFSVVWVMENVNNEKSKVKFENFSGLIKEQPLLALIMAIFMFSLAGIPPFSLFWGKIYIIGSILSVEYNILAVIMVLNSAIAVYYYLKIVVYMFLKEPLEKIEISIKLVRFVLILTALLSIFAPIVVEYIFSTLKLSSMIIISGY; encoded by the coding sequence ATGTTAAATAGAATTATTTTTGATATCCAAGCTTTAAATTTATCATCAATTGCTCCAATGATTTTATTAATCTTTTTTGCATTAGGGATACTTTGCATAAGCATGGTAAAAAAAGAGCTTTCAAACAGATTTTATCTATCTTTAACTATAGTTGGGCTAATTTTAAATTTTATAACAATTAGCAGTCCATTGGCAAATTTTAGAGGAATGTTTAACATTGTGCTAATGGACGGTATAGCTGTATTTTCCATAATTTTAATCATAGCAACATCGATATTTTTTATGGCATTGAAATTTGAAGACAATTATAGTAGTGAAACTAGTAAGCCTGAGTTCTATAGTCTTTTTCTATTCATGTTAGTTGGGTATGAATTTATGGTAAGTAGTGATAATTTGATTTTAATTATAATAGGCTTAGAGCTATCTAGCTTAGCACTTTATACACTTATTGCTTTAAAAAACACAAAGTACTCTGTGGAAGCTGCTTTAAAATATTTTGTTATGGGATCTGTGGGCTCTGGTTTTTTCATTTTTGGTTGTGCCATACTCTATCTTGTAACAGGAAGCGTTGAAATGCATACAATATATAGTGCAATATCTGAAGCTAAGATGAAAAGTAATTTAACACTATATGCTGGAACTATCTTTATAGTTGTTGCGATTGGATTTAAGGTCTCTTTAGTTCCATTTCATACTTGGCTACCAGATGTTTATGAGGGCGCCTCAACTCCTTTGGCTGCTTATATCTCTATAGTTCCTAAAATAGCAGCTTTTGTAATTGGACTAAGAATATTTGATTCTTTTTTGCTAGCTGGTATTGATTGGATAAGCAATGTATTATACATTATAATCGTCCTAACTATGACTTTAGCTAATATAACAGCCTTAGTTCAAAAAAGCGTAAAAAGAATGCTTGCATTTAGCTCTATATCTAATGCAGGATTTGCAATGGCTGCCATTCTTGTTGGCACTACTCAAGCAACTATGAGTCTGTTTTTATACTGGATTATGTTTGCTATTGCAAATTTAGGAGCTTTTAGTGTGGTTTGGGTTATGGAGAATGTAAATAATGAAAAATCAAAAGTAAAATTTGAGAATTTTTCCGGACTTATAAAAGAGCAACCGCTACTAGCTTTAATTATGGCTATTTTTATGTTTTCCTTAGCAGGGATACCGCCTTTTAGCCTTTTTTGGGGTAAAATTTATATTATAGGTTCGATTTTGAGTGTAGAGTATAATATACTTGCTGTAATTATGGTTTTAAATAGTGCTATTGCAGTTTATTATTATTTAAAAATTGTAGTATATATGTTTTTAAAAGAACCGCTAGAAAAGATAGAAATTTCCATAAAATTAGTAAGATTTGTTTTAATTTTAACTGCACTGCTGTCTATTTTTGCACCAATTGTAGTGGAGTATATTTTTTCAACTCTTAAACTTAGCTCTATGATTATAATTAGTGGTTATTAA
- the moaA gene encoding GTP 3',8-cyclase MoaA yields the protein MLIDGHGRVVDYLRISVTQRCNFRCKYCMPNTPFSWVPKENLLSFEELFMFIKVAIDEGIKKIRITGGEPLVRKDLDKFIKMISDYAPEIDLALTTNAYFLQNYAQLLKDSGLKRINVSLDTLDPKKAQQIAQKNVLHKVLLGIDKAIEVGLKAKINTVALKNINENELISLLEFAKSKNATIRYIEYMENTHANDELVGLKRDEILNIISQKYSIKEVGKLANSPSTMYEIDDGYKFGIIDPHKHDFCDSCNRIRLSAEGLLIPCLYFEEALSIKKALKDGNINAAVEILREVLRNKPEKNKWGTIAENEISSRAFYETGG from the coding sequence TTGTTAATAGATGGACATGGTAGAGTTGTTGATTACTTAAGAATTTCAGTAACACAAAGATGTAATTTTAGATGTAAATATTGTATGCCAAATACCCCTTTTAGCTGGGTTCCAAAAGAAAATTTATTAAGCTTTGAAGAGCTGTTTATGTTTATAAAAGTTGCAATTGATGAGGGCATAAAAAAGATAAGAATTACAGGCGGTGAGCCACTTGTTAGAAAAGACTTGGATAAATTTATTAAAATGATAAGTGATTATGCACCTGAAATTGATTTAGCACTTACAACAAATGCATATTTTTTACAAAACTACGCACAACTTTTGAAAGATTCAGGGCTTAAAAGAATAAATGTATCTCTTGATACTCTAGATCCTAAAAAAGCACAACAAATAGCACAAAAAAATGTTTTACATAAGGTATTACTAGGAATTGATAAAGCAATTGAGGTAGGGCTAAAAGCAAAGATAAATACAGTAGCCCTAAAAAACATAAATGAAAATGAGCTTATATCTCTTTTGGAGTTTGCAAAATCAAAAAATGCAACCATAAGATATATAGAATACATGGAAAATACACACGCAAACGATGAGCTAGTAGGGCTTAAAAGAGATGAAATTTTAAACATAATTTCACAAAAATATAGTATTAAAGAGGTTGGCAAACTAGCAAATTCTCCATCAACTATGTATGAGATAGATGATGGATATAAATTTGGAATTATTGATCCACATAAGCATGATTTTTGTGACTCTTGCAATAGAATAAGACTTAGTGCAGAAGGGCTTTTGATACCTTGTTTGTATTTTGAAGAGGCACTTAGTATTAAAAAAGCTTTAAAAGATGGCAATATTAATGCGGCTGTTGAGATACTTAGAGAGGTTTTAAGAAATAAACCTGAAAAGAATAAATGGGGCACAATTGCTGAAAATGAAATTTCAAGTAGAGCATTTTACGAAACAGGTGGGTGA
- the miaA gene encoding tRNA (adenosine(37)-N6)-dimethylallyltransferase MiaA: MFVEFAIIGTTASGKSNLALEIAQKYNGIILSLDSLSVYKEIDIVSAKPSKNELSLVRHFGINLIYPNKHFSVGNFIKEYRQAKEHAKKLNVPLIITGGSSFYLKTMLSGLSPKIDNVKTDLKNDEIYEIIKDIDPQFALKYSQNDSYRLLKWYSIYKTTNQIPTKFLKENTSKPTINHLKIFEIKTDKEILREKIKARTKKMFEAGLLDEAKYLFSKYDNSLKALNCIGLKECKDYFDNKISKNELVDLITIHTVQLAKRQRTFNKSKFKDKISLDIESLKVAIEDFLTFNNH, translated from the coding sequence ATGTTTGTAGAATTTGCTATTATTGGAACTACTGCTAGCGGTAAGAGCAACTTAGCTCTTGAAATAGCCCAAAAGTATAATGGTATTATACTAAGCCTTGATTCTCTTTCAGTTTATAAGGAGATAGATATTGTAAGTGCTAAACCAAGTAAAAATGAACTTAGCTTGGTAAGGCATTTTGGGATTAATTTAATATATCCAAACAAACATTTTAGTGTTGGCAATTTTATAAAAGAGTATAGACAAGCAAAAGAGCATGCTAAAAAGTTAAATGTACCCTTAATAATCACAGGTGGCAGTAGCTTTTATCTAAAAACCATGCTAAGTGGCCTTAGTCCAAAAATAGATAATGTAAAAACGGATCTAAAAAATGATGAAATTTATGAAATTATTAAAGATATAGATCCCCAATTTGCTTTAAAATATAGCCAAAATGATAGTTATAGGCTTTTAAAATGGTATAGTATATATAAAACAACAAATCAAATTCCAACAAAATTTCTAAAAGAAAACACAAGCAAGCCCACCATTAATCATCTTAAAATTTTTGAAATTAAAACAGATAAAGAGATATTAAGAGAAAAGATTAAAGCAAGAACCAAAAAAATGTTTGAAGCTGGTCTTTTAGATGAAGCAAAATATCTTTTTAGTAAATATGATAATAGCTTAAAAGCTTTAAACTGCATAGGACTTAAAGAGTGCAAGGATTATTTTGATAATAAAATTTCAAAAAATGAGCTTGTAGATCTTATAACAATCCATACAGTACAGCTTGCAAAGAGACAAAGAACTTTTAATAAATCAAAATTTAAAGATAAAATCTCTTTAGATATTGAGTCTTTAAAAGTGGCTATAGAGGATTTTTTAACCTTTAATAACCACTAA
- a CDS encoding 6-pyruvoyl trahydropterin synthase family protein — MIIRKIYNFENAHIVRFCSSKRCRTSIHGHSYKCEVLLSSNFLDNASMVYDFGLMKQGIKTLIDSFDHSTTIFSGDSDEYKNDIKKHSLRWVEIPYNPSAEQFCRVFFVLIDRLLSLTKMQNGEKEVRLHSIIVHETTTGYAQCFRDDAYNENMGIINLEDIKFSDEVVGEWYDKELFNKMKNGISFIDEKDC; from the coding sequence ATGATTATAAGAAAAATTTACAATTTTGAAAACGCACATATAGTTAGATTTTGTAGTTCAAAAAGATGTAGAACTAGCATACATGGACACTCATATAAGTGTGAAGTTTTGCTTAGTTCAAATTTCTTAGATAACGCCTCTATGGTGTATGATTTTGGACTTATGAAACAAGGTATTAAAACTTTAATTGATAGTTTTGATCACTCTACTACTATATTTAGTGGTGATAGCGATGAGTATAAAAACGATATCAAAAAACACTCTTTAAGATGGGTTGAAATTCCATACAATCCAAGTGCAGAGCAGTTTTGCAGAGTGTTTTTTGTTTTGATTGATAGGCTTTTATCTCTTACAAAAATGCAAAATGGCGAAAAGGAAGTAAGGCTTCATAGTATTATAGTTCATGAGACAACTACAGGTTATGCTCAATGTTTTAGAGATGATGCTTACAATGAAAATATGGGGATCATAAATTTAGAAGATATCAAATTTAGCGATGAGGTAGTTGGTGAGTGGTACGATAAAGAGCTATTTAATAAAATGAAAAATGGAATTAGCTTTATAGATGAAAAAGATTGCTAA
- the rpmE gene encoding 50S ribosomal protein L31, translated as MKKDIHPEYIECTATCACGNTFQTKSNKPEIRVDICSECHPFFTGSEKIVDSAGRVEKFKKKYGMN; from the coding sequence ATGAAAAAAGATATACATCCAGAATATATAGAATGCACTGCAACTTGTGCATGTGGAAACACTTTTCAAACAAAATCAAACAAACCTGAAATAAGAGTTGACATCTGTTCAGAATGCCATCCATTCTTCACAGGCAGTGAAAAGATAGTAGATTCAGCTGGTAGAGTTGAGAAATTTAAGAAAAAATACGGCATGAACTAA
- a CDS encoding 16S rRNA (uracil(1498)-N(3))-methyltransferase, protein MVFLYSKNCSDEYLQIENEQFKHLRARRVKVGDRLDVRNLKDGYNYIYEIREILRKSINLELIFKNSVEDKKSNISIAWAVVEDSVIEKTLPSLNEIGVERLIFVYCDFSQKNIKLNFERFERILISSSQQCGRNSILEMEICQSSDELKDKFSKISLVDFGGENIDNANKDEILFIGPEGGFSKREKNMFEKKYALNSPYILRSNTAILAATSKMIL, encoded by the coding sequence ATGGTTTTTTTATATTCAAAAAATTGTAGCGATGAGTATTTACAGATAGAAAATGAGCAATTTAAACATCTTAGAGCAAGAAGAGTTAAAGTAGGTGATAGGCTTGATGTTAGAAATTTAAAAGATGGCTATAACTACATCTATGAGATACGGGAAATTTTAAGAAAAAGTATAAATTTAGAACTGATTTTTAAAAATAGTGTAGAAGATAAAAAAAGCAATATTAGTATTGCATGGGCAGTTGTTGAAGATAGTGTTATAGAAAAAACACTACCTAGTTTAAATGAAATAGGTGTTGAGAGATTAATTTTTGTATATTGTGACTTTTCGCAAAAAAATATAAAACTAAATTTTGAAAGATTTGAGAGAATTTTAATAAGCTCATCACAACAATGTGGTAGAAATTCTATCTTAGAGATGGAAATTTGTCAAAGTAGTGATGAGTTAAAAGATAAATTCAGTAAAATTTCTTTAGTTGATTTTGGTGGAGAAAACATAGATAATGCAAACAAAGATGAGATTTTATTCATAGGTCCAGAGGGTGGATTTAGCAAAAGAGAAAAAAATATGTTTGAAAAAAAGTATGCTCTAAACTCTCCATATATACTTAGATCAAACACTGCTATTTTGGCAGCTACATCAAAAATGATATTGTAA